From a single Cyclobacterium marinum DSM 745 genomic region:
- the traK gene encoding conjugative transposon protein TraK produces the protein MIIKNIESKIKLATYLSFGSFITAVIICIGVSFFAYKQVSNARKSIYILDNNIPILAKQTNMQMNRPAEYRAAVDLFHSLFFSLTPDDKHIEYQMKKAMYLADESGALQYNNLKERGYFNSILSSSSVLTLQTDSIALEPSNKFTFYGKQKIERRSATITRSLITEGYLMDIPRSENNSHGVLITNWKTLENKDLSHVSKNTF, from the coding sequence ATGATTATTAAAAACATAGAATCGAAAATTAAATTGGCTACTTATTTATCCTTTGGGAGTTTTATTACTGCTGTCATAATCTGCATTGGAGTTTCATTTTTTGCTTACAAGCAAGTGTCCAATGCAAGAAAATCCATTTATATCCTGGACAACAATATCCCCATTCTGGCCAAACAGACCAATATGCAAATGAACAGGCCTGCCGAATACAGGGCAGCCGTGGACCTGTTTCACAGTCTGTTTTTCTCCCTGACTCCGGATGACAAGCACATAGAATACCAAATGAAAAAAGCCATGTACCTGGCAGATGAATCAGGTGCATTGCAGTACAACAACCTGAAAGAAAGAGGTTATTTTAATTCCATTCTAAGTTCCAGTTCAGTATTGACCCTACAGACGGATTCCATTGCCCTGGAACCCAGCAATAAATTCACTTTCTATGGCAAGCAGAAAATCGAAAGAAGAAGTGCCACGATCACCAGATCCCTGATTACAGAAGGGTATTTAATGGATATCCCTAGGTCAGAAAACAACAGCCATGGAGTTTTGATCACCAATTGGAAAACACTGGAAAATAAAGACCTAAGCCATGTTTCGAAAAACACCTTCTAA
- a CDS encoding plasmid transfer protein — protein sequence MKKTGTTLILILLMLPMANAQVPVPPEEYKEAISFLQGNGVYDRGVMRFFEGMRDYAYSHFGPFIQDAQALACIFMLIFFSIKSYEMMVGDKKMEIMPLLRPFGLLMLTMWWGMFCRIIAFPTDLISAKTEAMFSTQNERINALRLDRAVYIIQVADKMVEYQATTELASQQAEEADKGLGTVMVDGVKGFFTDNVYGPLVQMKIRMQTNMQLLVTQLLELLAIWILRICVYFVFFIQIIYSTILVILGPFSLAVSVLPAFRDAFTTWIARFVAVNLYVGIAYLVLYVCGLMQEYAFLQEIQKYEALLDTSGGDEVLSKLAWMAGNGILSFGLVIVSFLVGAIAITTVPSISTWIISTSGVTSASATVGRTGSTLSRTASRMSVRGILGK from the coding sequence ATGAAAAAAACTGGAACCACACTCATTTTAATCCTTTTGATGCTACCGATGGCAAATGCCCAGGTACCAGTTCCCCCAGAAGAGTACAAAGAAGCCATTTCCTTTCTACAGGGAAATGGTGTATATGACCGAGGAGTCATGCGCTTTTTTGAAGGAATGCGCGACTATGCCTATTCTCATTTTGGCCCATTTATACAGGATGCCCAAGCCCTGGCCTGCATTTTTATGCTGATTTTCTTTTCGATTAAATCCTATGAAATGATGGTGGGGGATAAGAAAATGGAAATCATGCCACTTTTGAGACCTTTTGGCTTGTTGATGCTGACCATGTGGTGGGGCATGTTCTGTAGGATAATTGCTTTTCCCACTGACCTGATTTCTGCAAAAACAGAAGCCATGTTTTCTACCCAAAACGAACGGATCAATGCTTTGAGGCTGGACCGTGCAGTGTATATTATTCAGGTGGCTGACAAAATGGTTGAATACCAGGCAACCACTGAATTGGCTTCTCAGCAAGCCGAGGAAGCGGACAAAGGTCTGGGCACAGTCATGGTGGATGGTGTTAAAGGCTTTTTTACCGACAATGTATATGGCCCGCTGGTACAGATGAAAATAAGGATGCAGACCAATATGCAGCTATTGGTCACCCAGTTGCTGGAATTATTGGCCATCTGGATTTTAAGGATCTGTGTCTATTTTGTCTTTTTCATTCAAATCATCTATTCAACCATCCTGGTGATTTTGGGTCCCTTTTCATTGGCCGTAAGTGTGTTGCCAGCCTTTAGGGACGCCTTTACCACATGGATTGCCCGTTTCGTAGCAGTCAATCTGTATGTGGGTATTGCCTATCTGGTTTTATACGTGTGTGGGCTGATGCAGGAATATGCATTTCTGCAGGAGATTCAGAAATATGAAGCACTGCTGGATACCTCCGGTGGAGATGAAGTTTTGTCCAAATTGGCATGGATGGCAGGAAATGGCATTCTATCCTTTGGCTTGGTCATCGTAAGTTTTTTGGTTGGAGCAATCGCCATCACCACAGTACCCTCCATCTCCACCTGGATCATCAGTACCTCGGGCGTTACCTCAGCATCAGCCACTGTGGGAAGGACAGGTTCTACTCTTAGCAGAACGGCTTCCCGGATGTCAGTTAGAGGAATTTTAGGAAAATAA
- a CDS encoding DUF5675 family protein → MENERFKIWISFAKYTISIILGTILTAYLGFIINQRELDLQEIQQKSEFRITEQENLSRYFKYTLEGNAYDRLKLSTFFSIVIEDSASRNRWSKYNQILEKQLTEYTKVQILLDSLERVIVLKNDSSLINSKEYRVLEERKKRLTEILNPIELFKKIPSELNFPKIDFDDNDSELWTDLYLERFHFSNGSIIGRLYSDSNRRKLISYTLENYEKRIPMGEYTLQFSKQKTSLTEIYQRRYPYFDYFPMVSSVPNYSSVYFLVGSSADNSGAAILLGNEIHTKDGHNRIQNSNVTYKNFYLKLSENLKNNNSISITIVETF, encoded by the coding sequence ATGGAAAACGAAAGATTTAAAATTTGGATAAGTTTTGCTAAATATACTATTAGCATAATTTTAGGAACTATCCTGACTGCATATTTAGGGTTTATTATTAACCAAAGGGAACTTGATCTTCAGGAAATCCAACAGAAATCAGAATTCCGTATTACTGAGCAGGAAAATTTAAGCCGTTACTTTAAATATACTCTAGAGGGAAATGCTTATGATCGCCTAAAGTTATCCACTTTTTTTAGTATTGTGATTGAAGATTCTGCATCCAGAAATAGGTGGAGTAAATACAATCAAATCTTAGAAAAGCAACTAACAGAGTATACTAAAGTCCAGATTTTACTTGATAGCTTAGAGAGAGTAATCGTTTTAAAAAATGATTCATCTCTAATAAATTCAAAAGAATATAGAGTATTAGAGGAAAGAAAAAAACGATTAACTGAAATATTAAATCCTATAGAGCTATTTAAAAAAATTCCATCAGAATTAAATTTTCCAAAAATTGATTTTGATGACAATGATTCAGAATTATGGACCGATTTGTATTTGGAAAGGTTTCATTTCAGTAATGGTTCTATAATAGGACGATTATATAGTGATTCAAATAGGAGAAAACTAATTTCGTATACTTTAGAAAATTATGAGAAACGGATACCAATGGGAGAATACACCCTACAATTCAGTAAACAAAAAACGAGTTTAACAGAAATATATCAACGGAGATATCCTTATTTTGACTATTTCCCTATGGTAAGTAGTGTACCCAATTATTCTTCAGTATATTTTTTGGTTGGGTCATCCGCGGATAATTCTGGAGCAGCTATTTTACTAGGAAATGAAATACACACTAAAGATGGGCATAATAGAATACAAAATTCTAACGTGACATATAAAAATTTTTATTTGAAATTAAGCGAGAACTTAAAAAATAACAATTCAATATCGATAACAATTGTTGAAACATTTTAA
- the traN gene encoding conjugative transposon protein TraN — MKRLILITCLSNLLGFATIAQEIGTNGSHSNREKLYIRENITLHFNSPEPIQYVDISSKGLVGDLPLDNVFRIKMQEISAVGNMESKQNLGVVTIVGQKFIAQYEVQYASGNQDLPTLLEITPENMSPLGVGLVPLTQNELREFSMDAYKRKEDETGLYNSQYGITGNVNHIHTLKDYIFLDITYTNETNLKFDIDQIRFRVEDKKIAKATNVQAIEMAPVFTLFEKENFKRKYRNIYVLEKFSFPNNKVLSIELTEKQLSGRNLILEIDYFDLLSADTL; from the coding sequence ATGAAAAGATTAATCTTAATAACATGCCTTTCGAACCTATTGGGCTTTGCTACAATTGCCCAGGAAATTGGTACTAACGGTTCCCATTCCAATAGAGAAAAACTTTACATCCGGGAAAACATAACCCTCCATTTTAATTCTCCAGAACCCATTCAATATGTAGATATTTCCAGCAAAGGACTGGTGGGTGACTTGCCTTTGGACAATGTTTTCCGTATTAAAATGCAGGAAATCAGTGCGGTAGGCAATATGGAATCTAAGCAGAACCTTGGAGTAGTGACCATTGTCGGCCAAAAATTCATAGCCCAATATGAAGTGCAATATGCTTCAGGCAATCAGGATTTGCCCACATTGCTAGAAATCACCCCTGAAAACATGAGTCCTTTAGGTGTTGGGCTGGTACCGCTTACCCAAAATGAATTGAGAGAGTTTTCTATGGATGCCTATAAGAGAAAAGAAGATGAAACTGGCCTTTACAATTCCCAATATGGCATCACCGGCAATGTCAATCATATCCATACCCTGAAGGATTACATTTTTTTGGACATTACCTATACCAATGAAACCAATCTGAAATTTGATATTGACCAGATCAGGTTTAGAGTGGAGGATAAAAAAATAGCCAAGGCTACCAATGTACAGGCCATAGAAATGGCGCCTGTATTTACCCTTTTTGAAAAGGAAAACTTCAAACGGAAGTATCGAAACATTTATGTGTTGGAAAAATTTTCCTTTCCCAATAACAAGGTGCTTTCCATAGAACTAACCGAAAAACAATTGTCCGGAAGAAATTTGATACTTGAAATCGATTATTTCGACCTACTGAGTGCAGACACTTTATAG
- a CDS encoding type IV secretion system DNA-binding domain-containing protein — MEQKRQLEKLHGLIQFMVYSMVFLEIFLFIYSHKLLLEEGVGSQLVPLVDKLMNLPIYQNLLYSKLAILLVLFLAAIGTLSKKELHLNPKKQIVFPLILGFILFFGSLYFYSLETSSIILPYTSWPDLAFGISSLLGTVLIHTSLENVSKLIKSGLGKDEWNIEGESFMQEKEKLNTPYSVNIPMQFYYKKRIRNGWINIVNPFRGTLLIGTPGSGKSYSVVNPFIRQMIAKGYTMCLYDFKFPDLGQIAYHHYLLAKQNGKIQKHRFLVVNMDQVEYSKRINPLKREYLQTLADASETAEAIVESLQKTESSGGSDKFFTQSAVNFLASAIYFVSRHQEGKYSTFAHLLAFLNRTYEEIFTCLSTLPELESLLSPFRSALEKRAFEQLEGQVGTLKIFISRLNTKETAWVFSGDDFDLKISDPKSPAILVLANSPFTQNINSTCYSVIVNRLTRLINTKGNLPVAIVADEAPTLYIHRVENLISTARSNKVAVLLGLQELPQLKQLQGKDTATTMTAVIGNVLSGSVRNKDTLEWLERMFGKRKQLGESVSIDRTKTSISLSEKYDPLIPAGKIAGMQTGELVGLLAADAGKFNGSYKTSNIHCRVNLDPQEIKYEEKNYRPIPKCYDFKGKKEQVLTRNFMRIREEVENIIDYYTATA; from the coding sequence ATGGAACAGAAAAGACAATTGGAAAAGCTCCATGGATTGATCCAGTTTATGGTCTACAGCATGGTTTTCCTTGAAATATTTCTCTTTATCTATAGCCATAAGTTGCTGTTGGAGGAAGGAGTGGGCAGCCAGCTTGTGCCCCTTGTAGATAAATTGATGAATTTACCTATTTATCAAAATCTTCTTTACAGTAAATTGGCCATTTTATTGGTCCTCTTTTTGGCAGCAATTGGCACTCTTTCAAAGAAGGAATTGCACCTGAACCCGAAGAAGCAAATTGTATTTCCTTTGATTTTAGGGTTTATCTTATTCTTTGGCTCACTGTATTTCTATTCCCTGGAAACCAGTTCTATTATCTTACCGTATACCAGCTGGCCTGATCTAGCTTTTGGCATTTCATCCCTGCTGGGAACGGTATTGATTCATACCTCCTTAGAAAATGTTTCCAAATTGATCAAGAGTGGATTGGGAAAAGATGAATGGAACATTGAAGGAGAGTCTTTTATGCAGGAGAAGGAGAAACTCAATACGCCCTACTCGGTCAATATACCCATGCAGTTTTATTATAAAAAGCGGATTCGGAATGGTTGGATCAATATTGTTAATCCTTTCAGAGGTACCCTTTTGATAGGAACCCCGGGAAGTGGTAAGTCATACAGTGTGGTAAATCCTTTCATCCGACAAATGATAGCCAAAGGCTATACAATGTGTCTTTATGACTTTAAATTTCCGGATTTGGGGCAGATTGCTTATCATCATTATTTATTGGCCAAACAGAATGGAAAAATCCAAAAACATAGATTTTTGGTAGTGAATATGGATCAGGTAGAGTATTCTAAGCGGATCAATCCTCTTAAACGTGAATACCTTCAAACCCTGGCAGATGCTTCAGAGACTGCAGAAGCCATTGTAGAATCCCTACAGAAAACGGAATCTTCCGGTGGTTCAGATAAATTTTTCACCCAATCCGCTGTTAATTTCTTGGCCTCAGCCATTTATTTTGTTTCAAGGCATCAAGAAGGTAAATACTCAACTTTTGCACACCTCCTTGCTTTTTTAAATAGGACTTATGAAGAAATATTTACCTGTTTATCGACATTACCGGAACTGGAATCCCTGCTGAGTCCTTTTCGAAGTGCCTTGGAAAAAAGAGCCTTTGAGCAGTTGGAAGGCCAGGTGGGTACCTTGAAAATCTTTATATCAAGATTGAATACTAAAGAAACAGCTTGGGTGTTTTCCGGAGATGATTTTGATCTGAAAATTTCAGATCCCAAATCTCCGGCCATATTGGTGCTGGCCAACAGCCCATTCACTCAAAACATCAATTCCACCTGTTATTCGGTGATTGTAAACCGACTGACACGGCTGATCAATACCAAAGGCAATTTGCCTGTTGCCATTGTGGCAGATGAAGCGCCAACCCTTTATATCCATCGGGTGGAGAATTTGATTTCTACCGCCAGGAGCAATAAGGTAGCGGTGTTATTGGGTTTGCAAGAACTTCCTCAGCTCAAGCAACTTCAGGGCAAGGATACCGCCACCACTATGACTGCTGTAATCGGCAATGTGTTAAGCGGATCAGTGCGGAACAAGGATACACTGGAATGGCTTGAACGGATGTTTGGAAAACGAAAACAGCTAGGAGAAAGTGTTTCTATTGACCGTACTAAAACTTCCATTTCATTGAGTGAAAAATACGATCCCCTGATCCCAGCAGGAAAAATTGCCGGTATGCAGACAGGAGAGCTGGTGGGGCTATTGGCGGCTGATGCCGGTAAATTCAATGGCAGCTATAAAACCTCCAATATTCACTGCAGGGTTAATCTTGACCCTCAGGAAATAAAATACGAGGAAAAAAATTACCGACCCATTCCGAAATGCTATGACTTTAAAGGAAAAAAAGAACAAGTACTGACCCGGAATTTTATGCGGATCAGGGAAGAAGTAGAGAACATTATCGATTACTATACCGCAACTGCTTAA
- a CDS encoding DUF4099 domain-containing protein, whose protein sequence is MMKEKTLPMNDLKIFGIYKDGKFTIPKEQVQALQEGKMTDVVALKNLKGKDIQIDNLPARLSIVRGDDGNPSLRIDPVYKSPNSHPQLSTEEKERLIKAEIANIRKNYVDKNGNVRTEIIAYDKDTKQFMSYDPRAVKAPEAINDQKLTSEQKRKYKEGEMVELPDGTQFQFSTTDRKGIRSNRNGLVLSVLLDGGLSYLLFTGIGRMLGKKSGEEQSYSKGYQDALQKVQKQMERRIALNPNDKDALKDLNNVREEVSKVGTQQPKYQNRSVDEVKRFNSIDTEEGRNPNKKSEDDEHRQRKI, encoded by the coding sequence ATGATGAAGGAAAAAACATTACCTATGAATGACCTGAAAATATTTGGGATTTATAAAGATGGAAAATTTACCATTCCTAAAGAACAGGTACAAGCGTTGCAGGAAGGTAAAATGACGGATGTAGTAGCGCTGAAAAACCTAAAAGGAAAAGATATACAAATAGACAACCTTCCAGCCAGGCTCTCCATAGTAAGAGGAGATGATGGAAATCCTTCTTTAAGAATAGATCCGGTGTACAAGTCCCCCAATTCTCATCCACAACTCTCTACAGAGGAAAAGGAGCGACTTATCAAGGCAGAGATTGCCAATATTCGTAAAAACTATGTAGACAAAAATGGGAATGTAAGGACGGAAATCATTGCTTATGATAAAGATACCAAGCAGTTTATGAGCTATGATCCCAGGGCGGTAAAGGCACCTGAAGCCATTAACGATCAGAAACTGACTTCAGAGCAAAAACGGAAATACAAGGAGGGGGAAATGGTGGAATTGCCTGATGGTACCCAATTCCAGTTTTCCACTACCGATCGAAAAGGCATACGCTCCAACCGGAATGGCTTGGTATTGTCTGTCCTATTGGATGGAGGCTTATCCTATTTATTGTTTACCGGAATAGGCAGGATGTTGGGTAAAAAAAGTGGTGAGGAACAATCCTATTCAAAGGGTTATCAGGATGCACTCCAAAAGGTACAAAAGCAAATGGAGCGAAGAATTGCGCTAAACCCCAATGACAAAGATGCTTTAAAAGACCTAAACAATGTCCGGGAAGAAGTATCAAAAGTTGGAACCCAACAGCCTAAATATCAAAATAGGAGTGTTGATGAAGTAAAACGCTTTAACTCCATAGATACAGAAGAAGGCCGGAATCCAAATAAGAAATCAGAAGACGATGAACACCGACAGAGAAAGATTTGA
- a CDS encoding ArdC family protein, whose amino-acid sequence MAAENKKMHEAVAEKIIAQLKEGTAPWQLPWEKSTAAFDKPQNAVTDKAYRGLNALYLQLFSPFEDPRWATFKQAQSKGWQVQKGAKGMAINFVKTHQFYPKKDEQGKQVLDENGKPVKVPRTLNPPMITKAWVFNAEQIKGVPPIAKSSEISQWEKLNRVESLVKNTGASIAHVQGNSAYYSPLGDNIRMPEKTQFKSSDRYYATLLHELGHWTGHKNRLDRSIMNSFGTQEYAREELRAEIASMMLGSELQIGHDPGQHLAYVDSWIKILTEKPFEIHQAASDSQKIMDYLMTFDRKKELKQVASKSSTSDAEPVEVPDVERIPELSHQPEVKYQKQEMETTLKFGR is encoded by the coding sequence ATGGCAGCTGAAAACAAAAAAATGCACGAAGCTGTGGCAGAGAAAATCATTGCCCAACTAAAAGAAGGAACGGCTCCTTGGCAGCTGCCTTGGGAAAAGTCGACAGCAGCGTTTGATAAGCCGCAAAATGCAGTCACCGATAAAGCCTATAGAGGATTAAACGCTTTATACCTTCAACTTTTCTCTCCCTTTGAAGATCCCAGATGGGCTACATTCAAGCAAGCCCAGTCTAAGGGTTGGCAGGTACAAAAGGGCGCAAAAGGGATGGCCATCAACTTTGTCAAAACCCACCAGTTTTATCCGAAAAAAGATGAGCAGGGCAAACAGGTATTGGATGAAAATGGCAAGCCGGTCAAAGTACCTAGGACATTAAATCCTCCCATGATCACCAAAGCCTGGGTTTTTAACGCCGAACAGATCAAGGGGGTACCTCCAATAGCAAAAAGCTCGGAGATTAGCCAATGGGAAAAACTGAACAGGGTAGAAAGCCTGGTAAAAAACACCGGTGCCAGCATTGCACATGTCCAGGGAAATAGCGCCTATTATTCCCCTCTGGGGGATAATATTAGAATGCCCGAAAAGACACAGTTTAAATCTTCCGACAGGTATTATGCCACGCTTCTACATGAGCTGGGTCATTGGACAGGGCATAAGAACCGGTTGGATCGGAGTATTATGAACAGTTTTGGTACACAAGAATACGCTAGAGAGGAACTAAGAGCTGAAATCGCCAGTATGATGTTGGGATCCGAGCTGCAGATTGGTCATGATCCTGGACAACACTTGGCCTATGTGGACAGCTGGATTAAAATCCTTACCGAGAAACCCTTTGAAATCCATCAGGCAGCTTCAGATTCCCAAAAGATCATGGATTACCTGATGACCTTCGATAGAAAAAAAGAATTGAAGCAGGTTGCTTCGAAAAGCTCCACATCGGATGCTGAGCCTGTCGAAGTACCCGATGTGGAGCGGATACCAGAATTGTCCCACCAACCGGAAGTTAAATATCAAAAACAAGAAATGGAAACCACTTTAAAATTTGGAAGATGA
- a CDS encoding JAB domain-containing protein, protein MKRFNLLSEPTEMLYNQGKSAMTDYHIIAGIANIQVDKAREILALANNKLSEMAKWDLERWLKIEGIGYAKATAMVTSFELGRRRMFEQPDKKIKINCSQDVYNCMKPFLYDEVVEHFYIVLLNRNNQVLKLHKISSGSTSATLADPKLIFKKALDHLAAGIILVHNHPSGNLRPSEADKKLTKRLTEVGNSLEMPVLDHLIFTDGTYLSFADEGLL, encoded by the coding sequence ATGAAACGTTTTAATCTATTATCAGAACCCACAGAGATGCTTTATAACCAAGGGAAATCTGCCATGACAGACTACCATATCATCGCCGGTATAGCGAATATTCAAGTAGACAAAGCTCGAGAGATCCTTGCCCTGGCAAACAATAAACTATCCGAAATGGCCAAATGGGACCTGGAAAGATGGCTGAAAATAGAAGGAATCGGATATGCTAAAGCTACAGCTATGGTAACCTCATTTGAATTAGGTAGAAGAAGGATGTTTGAACAACCGGATAAAAAAATCAAGATCAATTGTTCCCAGGATGTTTACAATTGTATGAAACCTTTTCTATATGACGAAGTGGTGGAACACTTTTACATTGTATTGCTAAACCGAAACAATCAAGTACTTAAACTCCATAAAATCAGCTCAGGAAGTACCAGCGCTACCCTAGCAGATCCAAAGTTGATTTTCAAAAAAGCACTGGATCACTTGGCCGCAGGAATCATCCTTGTACACAACCATCCTTCCGGAAACCTTAGACCTTCAGAAGCAGATAAAAAGCTAACCAAAAGGTTGACCGAAGTTGGAAACAGTTTGGAAATGCCAGTCCTGGATCATCTGATTTTTACAGATGGTACCTACCTTAGTTTTGCGGATGAAGGCCTGTTATAG
- a CDS encoding conjugative transposon protein TraM produces MKIDFKQPKYILPLILLPFMLLLNFGMQSFYSQEEKEDDSGKADLQESVGKVSDQVRNRGIHGKLDAFRSRYKRADGYTAIKNMRVEVEQEDEILSQYNEAEKRMLDSIDLALKNTLNQPGPQIESRPAPDLEVKKNPTAQTDEDELILLALNQMESQQGSKEEPRYEDPMDLFRAQMALVDSISKANDPALQVSEKEIESETQVPQKPRLKVSKTGQTDKHFNTVRKTSQSSFIQAIVDQEIRKGTLGERIRIRLLEDIQIGARKLPKGTYLYAWISGYEAQRVKLTVSSVMVGDEILPIALNIYDQDGMEGLYVPASSFREFSKDLGGNVTGGMNLQMSQGASSMNQMYLSALQKVFTSSSQAISKRIRQNKANLKYGTVIYLIDPEQLNPDILSNYNP; encoded by the coding sequence ATGAAGATTGACTTCAAACAACCAAAATACATCTTGCCGCTGATCCTGTTGCCCTTTATGCTTTTGCTGAATTTTGGCATGCAGTCTTTTTATAGCCAAGAAGAAAAGGAAGATGACAGTGGAAAAGCAGACCTTCAGGAAAGTGTAGGAAAGGTTTCTGATCAGGTTCGAAACCGTGGTATCCATGGCAAACTCGACGCATTCAGGTCCAGGTACAAAAGAGCGGATGGGTACACAGCCATCAAAAACATGAGGGTTGAAGTCGAACAGGAAGATGAAATTCTTTCCCAATACAATGAAGCAGAAAAAAGGATGCTAGATTCCATTGATTTGGCTTTAAAAAACACCCTTAACCAACCTGGTCCGCAAATAGAAAGTAGACCAGCGCCTGATTTGGAAGTCAAAAAGAATCCCACAGCCCAAACCGATGAAGATGAACTTATTCTTCTGGCATTAAACCAAATGGAAAGCCAACAGGGTTCCAAAGAGGAGCCAAGGTATGAAGATCCCATGGACCTTTTTCGGGCTCAAATGGCCCTTGTGGATTCCATCTCAAAAGCCAATGATCCTGCGCTTCAAGTTTCTGAAAAAGAAATTGAAAGTGAGACCCAAGTTCCTCAAAAACCTAGGCTAAAGGTTTCCAAGACCGGCCAAACGGATAAACATTTCAATACCGTAAGAAAAACTTCCCAAAGTTCTTTCATCCAGGCAATCGTTGATCAGGAAATCCGCAAAGGTACTTTGGGAGAAAGAATAAGGATTCGCTTACTGGAAGATATACAGATCGGTGCAAGGAAACTTCCTAAAGGGACATACCTCTATGCTTGGATCAGCGGCTATGAGGCACAAAGAGTAAAATTGACTGTCAGTAGTGTGATGGTTGGAGATGAAATTCTGCCAATAGCCTTAAATATCTATGATCAAGACGGCATGGAAGGGCTTTATGTGCCTGCCAGTTCTTTTAGGGAGTTTTCAAAAGACCTTGGAGGCAATGTAACGGGAGGGATGAACCTTCAGATGAGCCAAGGAGCCTCTTCCATGAATCAAATGTACTTGTCAGCCCTGCAAAAAGTTTTTACCTCCAGCTCTCAGGCCATATCCAAACGGATCCGGCAAAACAAGGCCAACTTAAAATATGGCACCGTCATTTATCTTATTGATCCGGAACAATTGAACCCGGACATACTTTCAAACTATAACCCTTAA
- a CDS encoding helix-turn-helix domain-containing protein, whose protein sequence is MTDLGLYLAKRTVNKAEVSRRTGISKSRLTQLTSNDSAKLRADELYLIALAINADPGEMFKELFEGVGLKGKKDK, encoded by the coding sequence ATGACAGATTTGGGCTTGTATTTGGCCAAAAGGACAGTAAACAAGGCAGAAGTTTCCAGGCGCACAGGTATAAGTAAATCCCGCTTAACTCAGCTAACTTCCAATGACTCCGCCAAGCTCCGGGCAGATGAACTTTACCTGATAGCCTTGGCAATCAATGCAGATCCGGGGGAGATGTTTAAGGAGTTGTTTGAGGGGGTGGGGTTGAAGGGGAAAAAGGATAAGTAG
- a CDS encoding IS982 family transposase, with translation MTLTDNKITEIFYLIDEFCIEFHNSVEKHILGNKPKRALKLSPSEVITIMVMFHTGGFRNMKHFYINYVQVHMLHLFPDTVSYNRFVELMQSASLPMAIFLKTCCLGEGTGIAFIDSTPIRVCENKRIKRNRVLKDIAQVGKSTMRYFFGFKLHLVINDKGELLNFVITQGNVDDREPLKNKRFVNELRGKLYADKGYISKVLTELLFVDGLHLITNIRNNMKNTLMELKDKIMLRKRSVIETVNDELKNMCKIEHSRHRSFDNFITNLISGLIAYTFFPKKPGIKYETVQTNQMAIY, from the coding sequence ATGACTTTGACTGACAACAAAATTACCGAAATTTTCTATCTTATTGACGAATTCTGCATTGAATTTCACAATTCTGTTGAAAAACACATTCTGGGAAATAAACCCAAGAGGGCTCTGAAATTGAGTCCCAGTGAGGTCATTACCATCATGGTGATGTTTCATACTGGAGGTTTCAGGAATATGAAACACTTTTATATCAATTATGTGCAGGTCCATATGTTACATTTATTTCCGGATACGGTTTCATACAACAGATTTGTTGAACTTATGCAATCTGCCTCATTACCCATGGCTATATTCTTGAAAACCTGTTGTTTAGGAGAAGGGACAGGGATAGCCTTTATTGATTCTACCCCTATTCGAGTATGTGAAAACAAGCGGATCAAGCGAAACAGGGTATTGAAAGACATTGCCCAGGTGGGTAAATCTACCATGAGATATTTCTTTGGCTTTAAACTTCATCTTGTAATCAATGACAAAGGGGAGCTGCTGAATTTTGTAATCACACAGGGGAACGTTGATGACAGAGAGCCCTTGAAGAATAAAAGGTTCGTGAATGAATTGAGGGGAAAACTTTATGCTGATAAAGGGTACATATCCAAAGTATTGACCGAATTATTGTTTGTGGATGGCCTTCACCTGATTACCAATATCAGAAATAATATGAAAAATACCCTGATGGAGCTAAAAGATAAGATCATGCTCAGAAAAAGATCCGTAATTGAAACAGTGAATGACGAACTGAAAAACATGTGCAAGATTGAACATTCCAGGCATCGTTCATTCGATAATTTCATTACAAATTTGATATCAGGCTTGATTGCCTATACTTTTTTCCCAAAAAAGCCTGGAATCAAATATGAAACCGTTCAAACTAACCAAATGGCCATATATTAG